The proteins below are encoded in one region of Scomber japonicus isolate fScoJap1 chromosome 2, fScoJap1.pri, whole genome shotgun sequence:
- the si:ch211-286b5.4 gene encoding LOW QUALITY PROTEIN: afadin- and alpha-actinin-binding protein A (The sequence of the model RefSeq protein was modified relative to this genomic sequence to represent the inferred CDS: substituted 3 bases at 3 genomic stop codons): protein MASKFGERQVGRHQDYSVAIFSWLMCSITEYFLHRDPSPDPLTELSHSASWWADKEEYKHQGHMLRKQIKESDEHMARLQDLLRCEQAKCTRMQLRCNRQDVELKRREQLSNRLKERLSQLTDRHREKGPSIEVLNFPPGARGKREQPVKSLRPSAKREETTLRVMLERREAELREAMKLRHNLTTLLHALRVDMERVRKEXRAFSCAGQXTASDEAQNEDMRLDEAEVALGDHVTGGVVQGWKLVQRRLCEVLSEGHTGVGTDHDKLLAQLETELKASQQLVKLQQQMLQDSLMSPVPSELADSYYLEEWERLQMRWAELEHQRRTFERERQSFTDAAIRLSHERRDFEQQKAFLLRQQYLCDSPQSGKEALSEYEVLSLLFHSXIHRNTVYLTQDFSGLVPNSISGCLPITPSSTKSGATSVSGLHQGRIRVQTPSTPELYSALNLSYNCRARDGDHQSETWDGRADRMMHRPTHLDWSF from the exons ATGGCTTCCAAGTTTGGTGAGAGGCAGGTGGGAAGACACCAGGACTACTCAg TGGCCATCTTCTCCTGGCTCATGTGCTCTATTACAGAATACTTTCTGCATAGGGACCCCAGCCCCGACCCTCTGACTGAGCTCTCTCACAGTGCCTCCTGGTGGGCTGACAAGGAAGAGTACAAACACCAAGGACACATGCTCAGg AAGCAGATAAAAGAGAGTGATGAACATATGGCCCGGCTTCAAGACCTGCTGCGATGTGAACAGGCCAAA TGCACCCGCATGCAGCTGCGGTGTAACCGCCAAGATGTAGAGCTGAAGCGTCGAGAGCAGCTCAGCAACAGATTGAAGGAGCGATTGTCACAGCTGACTGATAGACACCGAGAGAAGGGACCCT CCATCGAGGTGCTGAACTTTCCACCTGGAGCTCGAGGCAAAAGAGAACAGCCAGTCAAATCTTTGAGGCCCAGTGCAAA ACGAGAAGAAACAACACTACGTGTGATGTTGGAGCGCAGAGAGGCAGAGCTCAGAGAGGCGATGAAGCTGCGCCACAACCTCACCACTTTACTTCATGCACTCAGAGTCGACATGGAGCGGgtgaggaaagaatgaagagcCTTTTCCTGTGCTGGTCAATAAACAGCATCA GATGAGGCCCAAAATGAAGACATGAGGCTGGATGAAGCTGAGGTGGCCCTTGGTGACCATGTGACGGGAGGTGTGGTTCAGGGTTGGAAATTGGTGCAGAGGAGACTGTGCGAGGTCTTATctgaag GCCACACTGGTGTTGGTACGGACCATGACAAGCTCCTGGCTCAACTAGAAACCGAACTGAAGGCGAGTCAACAACTTGTCAAACTACAACAACAAATGTTGCAG GATAGCCTCATGTCACCTGTCCCCTCTGAGCTGGCTGATTCCTATTATTTAGAAGAGTGGGAGCGCCTTCAGATGCGCTGGGCAGAGCTCGAACATCAGAGGAGAACTTTTGAGAGGGAGAGGCAGTCATTCACCGATGCTGCAATACGGTTGAGCCATGAG CGTCGTGATTTTGAGCAACAGAAGGCTTTTCTCCTGAGGCAGCAGTATTTATGTGACTCGCCTCAGTCTGGTAAAGAAGCCCTCAGTGAGTATGAAGTTCTGTCACTGTTATTTCACTCATAAATCCATAGAAACACTGTGTATTTGACTCAAGATTTCTCAGGTTTGGTGCCCAACAGCATCTCTGGCTGTCTTCCTATTACGCCATCGTCCACCAAGTCGGGGGCCACTTCTGTTTCAGGATTACATCAGGGAAGAATCAGAGTTCAAACCCCCAGCACTCCTGAGCTCTACTCTGCCCTCAACCTGTCATACAACTGTCG AGCCAGAGATGGTGATCACCAGTCGGAGACATGGGATGGCAGGGCAGACAGGATGATGCACCGACCTACACACTTGGACTggtcattttaa